A single genomic interval of Prunus dulcis chromosome 5, ALMONDv2, whole genome shotgun sequence harbors:
- the LOC117626995 gene encoding tubulin beta chain-like: MREILHIQAGQCGNQIGGKFWEVMCDEHGIDPTGKYNGNSHLQLERVNVYYNEANGGRYVPRAVLMDLEPGTMDSLRTGPYGQIFRPDNFVFGQNGAGNNWAKGHYTEGAELIDSVLDVVRKEAENCDCLQGFQICHSLGGGTGSGMGTLLISKIREEYPDRMMMTFSVFPSPKVSDTVVEPYNATLSVHQLVENADECMVLDNEALYDICFRTLKLTNPSFGDLNHLISTTMSGVTCCLRFPGQLNSDLRKLAVNLIPFPRLHFFMVGFAPLTSRGSQYYRALTIPELTQQMWDAKNMMCAADPRHGRYLTASAVFRGKMSTKEVDEQMINIQNKNSSFFVEWIPNNVKSSVCDIPPTGLAMSSTFMGNSTSIQEMFRRVSEQFTVMFRRKAFLHWYTGEGMDEMEFTEAESNMNDLVSEYQQYQDAVAQDEGDEYEEEEVEN, from the exons TGTGGAAACCAAATTGGAGGCAAATTCTGGGAGGTTATGTGTGATGAGCATGGGATTGATCCCACTGGAAAATACAATGGAAATTCTCACCTTCAGCTTGAGAGGGTGAATGTGTACTACAATGAAGCAAATGGTGGCAGATATGTGCCTAGAGCAGTCTTGATGGATCTTGAGCCAGGGACCATGGACAGCTTAAGAACAGGTCCTTATGGGCAAATTTTCAGGCCTGATAACTTTGTGTTTGGCCAAAATGGAGCAGGAAACAACTGGGCTAAAGGGCATTACACAGAAGGAGCTGAGTTGATTGATTCTGTTCTCGATGTGGTTAGAAAAGAGGCAGAGAATTGCGATTGTTTGCAAG GGTTCCAGATTTGCCATTCACTGGGAGGTGGAACAGGGTCTGGGATGGGGACCCTACTGATATCAAAGATCAGGGAGGAGTATCCAGATAGAATGATGATGACTTTCTCAGTCTTCCCTTCACCAAAAGTTTCTGACACTGTGGTTGAACCCTACAATGCCACCCTATCTGTCCATCAATTGGTGGAAAATGCAGATGAGTGTATGGTCCTTGACAATGAAGCCCTCTATGATATCTGCTTCAGAACTCTCAAGCTCACAAATCCAAGCT TTGGTGATCTGAACCATTTGATCTCCACAACCATGAGTGGAGTCACATGCTGCCTCCGATTCCCGGGCCAACTCAACTCCGACCTCCGAAAGCTAGCCGTGAACCTCATCCCCTTCCCCCGCCTCCACTTCTTCATGGTCGGTTTCGCGCCCTTAACCTCTCGGGGCTCCCAATACTATAGGGCCCTCACAATCCCAGAGCTCACACAGCAAATGTGGGACGCCAAGAACATGATGTGCGCCGCCGACCCTCGCCACGGCCGCTACCTCACAGCATCCGCCGTCTTCCGCGGCAAAATGAGCACAAAAGAAGTGGATGAGCAAATGATCaatatacaaaacaaaaactcctCCTTCTTTGTCGAATGGATCCCAAACAACGTGAAATCAAGTGTTTGTGACATTCCACCAACTGGGTTGGCCATGTCCTCCACATTCATGGGAAACTCAACCTCAATCCAGGAGATGTTTCGCCGTGTTTCGGAGCAATTCACGGTCATGTTTAGGAGGAAGGCCTTCTTGCATTGGTATACAGGGGAAGGCATGGATGAGATGGAGTTCACTGAGGCAGAGAGCAACATGAATGACTTGGTTTCTGAGTACCAGCAGTACCAGGATGCTGTGGCGCAGGATGAAGGAGATGAGTACGAGGAGGAAGAggtggagaattga